CCGTAGCCGCGACCGCGGTGCGGGTGCCCGTGATCCATGGCCACAGCGAGAGCGTTTACGCGGAATTTGAGCGTCCGGTCGACCTGCGGGAGGCCGCGGAAGCCCTGGCTGCCGGCGAATCCATCGCCTATGACGAAAATACCTATATCACGCCGCGGGACCTGGGCTCATCCGATTCCAGCCACGTCTGCCGCCTGCGCCTCGGAACCGGGCCGAACTCCGTCTGCTTCTGGAATGTGGGCCACAACGTCCGTTTGGGGGCGGCCACCAACGCGGTGCGCATCCTGGCCAGGCACGCCAAAAAGGCAGGCCTGATATGAGTTTTGACTTGGGCCAGCTCCGCCGGGAACTGCACCGGATACCCGAGCCCGCCTTCGCTGAGCATGAGACCAAGGCCCTGCTGCTGAGCCAACTGCGCCAGCTTGAGGGGATCCGCGTCCACGAATTTGCCACCAACCCCGGCATCCTGGTGGAATACAGCCAGGGTGAAGGGGACTACCGGCTGTTCCGGGCTGATATGGACGCCCTGCCAGTGACTGAGAACACAGGCTGCGGCTTCGCCTCCCTTCACGAGGGCATGATGCATGCCTGCGGCCACGATGTCCACATGACAGTGCTGCTGGGCCTGATCGAGCGGATCACGGCCACCAAGCCCGAACGCAACCTGCTGTTCCTCTTCCAGCCAGCCGAGGAAGGCCAGGGCGGGGCGGAATCTGTTTTGGCCGAAGGGCTGATCCAGACCTTTCCCGTGGGCGAGGTTTTCGCGCTGCATGTGGCCAGCGGACTGCCCGTGAACACAGTTTCCAGCCGGGCGGGAGTGTTTTTCGGCATCCCCCAGGAGTTCGACGTCATCTTCAAAGGCCGCTCCGCCCATGCCGCCTATCCGGAAC
This region of Candidatus Syntrophosphaera sp. genomic DNA includes:
- a CDS encoding amidohydrolase, whose product is MSFDLGQLRRELHRIPEPAFAEHETKALLLSQLRQLEGIRVHEFATNPGILVEYSQGEGDYRLFRADMDALPVTENTGCGFASLHEGMMHACGHDVHMTVLLGLIERITATKPERNLLFLFQPAEEGQGGAESVLAEGLIQTFPVGEVFALHVASGLPVNTVSSRAGVFFGIPQEFDVIFKGRSAHAAYPEQGVNALSAGIEFMRLTQSGIAELAASARVICHIGKMSSGTVRNVVPDLCKLEGTQRSLTKEISHKINELILANCALAARSTCAEYEVDFLRSYDPVVNSEGLVEELQRICPELGIRYEDAEIALAGEDFGFFTTLYPGLLFWLGSGCGEPLHSGKFLPDETCIPVGIDVFEQLALR